The sequence ATAACAAGGAACCGATGATCTTACATTATGTTTTTTACTTGCCGAGTTACCCACAGCAAAGAGCCCGTACATGCCACGAGAATAAGAAAATCTATTGGCATGTACGCTCTCTTTGTTGTGGATAACTCTAACATACAAGGGTTGGGGTGAGGGTGATACTTGTTTAAATGAGCGCGATGTATATTTTCCCTTCCGTGTTACCTCTGCCTTACCCGATCGTTTTTATTATCTCTAACCCGAATTCTTTTTCTTTCTTCGTTGTTTGATATAACTTCAGAGGAACTTTTCTGCCTTTCGCCCATTCCCTGATCAATTGCCTGTCTTCATGCGGCATCCCGCAACCGAATAGTACACCTGTCAGCATTTCCGCCGGAAAGATGTGTTTCCCCGGCCCTTTGTCAGGGTCCAGGATTCGCCACTCTTTCTCATACTTCCAAAAATCCGACTTGGTCCAAAGAACCGTTCGCGTCTGATCTTCACGATTTCTCACGATGTTTATCTGTGGATATAATGATGGATACTCTACTTTAAACAGCAACTCTCCAAAAGGATAAAACGCTGGTTTAATGTGAAATTGGAGGCAAAAACCTCTGTGACCGTCAGCATAATGAGACCACATGAGTATATTATCCCGAACTTCCGAAAGGCAAAATACCCCGATCTTATTGACTGCGTCCTGGACGTCATTTACTATTTTTTGTTTTGTCCCGGGATCTTCCCGCCACCCGCCCCTGATTAGCTGACTGACAAAAGCTTGCCGCTCTTCATAATCCCATTCCGGATGTCTGTCTTTCAGCATGCCGTTCAGGTAATCCTCCCAATCGTCATCAGTCGCATCGAAGGATGCCTGAACCCGGCAATCGAAAGGATCGTTGAATTGCCGTGGAGAAGAAAAGTACAATTCGTTGTGCGTAAATATTCGCTGAAGGTTCTTTTTATTTTTCGGATCGAGTTTACAATATTTATATAAGAATTCCGGTGTGATGCGTTCCTCAACCGTGAAAGAAATTTCCTGATCGCCTTTCACAGCCATGTTCTCTCACCTAATATCTTCCTATGCTTTTATTTATGTTCATCCACCATTCCGGTTGACGTATATACTGTATTTATCATATGTTATCAAGCAATCAATGTCATTGACTTAAGCACTTTGGCCCCCCTCTTTTCTAAAGAGGGGTGGGGGGAGATTTTACGGAATGCAATTAAAATCCCCCTGAATCCCCCTTTACAAAGGGGGACTTGAAAGAGATAATATTCTTAAGTCAAAGACATTGATCAAGCAATAGAACGGTTTACTGGAGACTGATGAATGCCCATCGGGAAACCACAATTACAAGAGATTGCAACGAGCTTTGCCCACAGCGCTATCCACGAGTTTCGCGGAGCTTCACCGCTGTACGAGAAATTATCTATGGGCATCAGCACAGACCCGGAACTGCTTACGCTTGCATCAGGCGCCATTTCGAAACCCGTACCGATGATTTTTCTGGCGGCAGTTCATTACCTGTTGCTCGATGGTGCAACCCACCCGCTTGCGGCATTGTATCCCGACATAAATCCTGAACCTTGTACCACCGAAACGGATATTTACCCTGTCTTCCGCGATTTTTGTTTTCAGCATCAGGATGAGATCGAGAATCTCATCACAACGCATCACGTACAGACCAATGAGGTCCGGCGGTGCGCATGTCTCCTGCCCGCGTTCGGCATTGTTGCCCGACAGGCAAAAGGGCTCCCGCTGGCTCTTGTGGAGATCGGAGCCAGCGCCGGGCTTAACCTTCTCTGGGATCACTACGGGTATGATTACGGAAACGGGCTTTTCTATGGAAAAAGGGAATCGCTCCTCCAGTTAACCTGTACGTTGCGCGGAGACAATAGACCCCCATTTTCAAAAACATTTCCGCAGATAACCTCACGTATCGGCATTGACTTAAACCCCATCGATATACGGGACGAATCGGCAGTCAACTGGCTTAGGGCCTTCATCTGGCCTGAACATGCTGCCCGTTTTGAGCTTCTTCATCGCGCCATAGAGACAGCCTGGAATAGCCCCCCGGAGTTGTGTAAGGGTGACGCCCTCGAACTCTTGCCCGGTATCATGGAGACCGTACCCCCGGAAGCGCTTCCTTGCCTGTTCCATACCTTTGTCAGTAATCAGATGTCACCGGAAGCACGCAATGGTATTGCGAACATCATAGCAGATTACGGATCACAACGTGATATCTGTTGCATTTCAATAGACTTGTCGGATAAATATAAGTATCCGCGGCTTGAACTACTGTCATATATCGATGGTGTGAAAGCTCACCGGCATCTTGCGAATTGCAGCGGCCACTCCCGCTGGCTGGAATGGCTTGAACCTGTCTAACAAAAAAAACAATTAAATGAATAAGGAGGTAAGTCATGAATAAGGTCAAAATCGGGAACAATCCTTTCGTGTATCCCATGCCCATGGTTCTGGTCGGCACGGTTATCGATGATCGGGCTAATTTCATGGCCGTAGGCTGGGTGTCGCGGGTAAACTTCAATCCTCCCATGATTGCCGTGGCACTGGGTAAATTTCATTATACGAATGCAGGTATCCATAAAAACAAAACCTTCAGTGTGAACATTCCGGGTATCGACCTTATAGAAAAAGTGGATTATTGCGGACTGGTTTCCGGAGAAAAAGTCGACAAATCGAAATTGTTTGATGTTTTTTACGGTAATCTACCCGCTGCCCCCATGATACGAGAATGTCCCCTCTGCATGGAGTGCAAACTATTTAATGCTGTAGATCTGCCTTCAAATACCCTGTTCATCGGCGAAATCATCGAGACATATACCGAAGGGCGTTATCTGACCGACGGCAAACCTGACATCAAAAAAATGAATCCCTTTACTTTAACCATGCCTGACAATAATTACTGGAGGGTCGGTGAAAATGCAGGTAAGGCCTGGAGTATAGGAAATAACTTCAGGAAACAGTCTGAATAGAAGCGTGGATGTATCGGACAAAAAATCCTCAGTCAAAAGGCTGATCCCGGAGCTTTCGAATGTCGCCTCATTGGAAAAAAGGAATAATTATCCTGGCCGTCGCTGTGGTCTTAATTTTGGTTAGGATATGGGGAATCGGTGAGAAACTCGGAGACATAAGGGATTGGATTGTCTCCCTTGGTTACTGGGGGCCCGTGGCTTTCATTACGCTTTACATAGTCGCTACGGTCGCCGCTATTCCCGGTTCGGCCATTACCGTCGCTGCCGGCGCCCTTTTCGGGTCGGTTTTCGGTGTACTCTGGGTCAGTATTGCATCAACCATCGGGGCCACTCTGGCTTTCCTTATCGCCCGCTATCTGGCCAGGAATATCGTGACCGAGTGGCTCTCGAAAAATAAGAAGTTTCAAAAACTCGACCGTATGACAGAGGAACACGGGGCAATCATTGTAGCCCTCACCCGTCTCGTTCCTCTTTTCCCCTTCAACCTCCTCAATTACGGGTTCGGGTTGACACGAGTCCGCCTCGGGACGTACATCTTCTGGTCATGGCTGTGCATGCTGCCGGGAACACTCCTGTATGTCGTCGGAACGGACGCAGTGATCAGCGGATTGCGTCAGGGAAGAGTCCCCTGGGCGCTTATCGGTGTCTTTGTTTCCGCGGTTGTCCTTGTGGGCGTCCTCGTCAGGATTGCCCGCAAAAAGCTTCAGGAAAAACAATAAAATAAGGTTCATCCGGTTCATGCGTACTTCTGTTATCCACAATTCGGCAGAGTCATGAAAAGTTGCTGATTTCAGATGGCAAACAGTATCTGATGGTCAGCCAATATCTCATTGACATAAAAGTCTGTTCTACTTATACTGCCCCAAGCAAAGAGGAAGTTCTTCTTGGATTTTATTAACAAATACCTAGGAGGGGAAAACATGAATATCACTGAACGTATCAAAGGAATTTTGCTTAGGCCACAAGAGGAATGGCAGACCATTGCGGGGGAAACGACACCTATTGCCGAGCTATATACAAACTATATTATTTTATTGGCAGCCATCGGACCGGTTGCCGCTTTTATAGGTCTGTCTCTTGTGGGCGTGAGCTTGCCTGTTGGAGGAACCTACAGGGTACCGATAACAACAGGTATTCTGCATGCGATCGTTCAGTACGGTCTCACCCTTGGTGGTGTATATGTCCTCGCCTTCATTATCGATGCCCTTGCCCCTACCTTTTCAGGGGAGAAAAATATCGACCAGGCCTTCAAGCTGGCCACGTATTCTTATACACCGGGTTGGTTGGTCGGTATTTTCGCGCTCATCCCTGTCTTTGGGATCCTCGGTATTTTGGGGTTATATGGTCTATATCTCCTTTATGTAGGGTTACCTGTTCTCATGAAATCTCCAAAAGAAAAATCCATAGGGTACACGGTTGCCGTAATCATCGCAGCGATCATTATTTTTGTCGTGATAGGCGCCATCTCACGAGTCTTTATTTCCTGACATACACCAAATATGACTATGCCTGTGATGAGATAAAATTGCCGCATCTACAGCGTATTGACAAAAAGAGACTCTACGACGCACCCTTGCACATTGTGGGATACTCTTCGCAATGACCCCGACGATTCTTGACGGATTTATATGGCCCGGGCTTTCAATAAACTGGCCGGACTGATGCAGAATCTTGGGCACCCTCGTATTAAGTACGGGGTATGCCCTGGAGTCGCTGGCCGCCATGTGTTCTCACATACCGAACATGGATGAGCAGATGGTGTGGTGCTAAAGATTCTGTAACATTATCAGAGCCTACAGTGCTTCCTGAAATCCACAAACCGTCGACTTTGATGAATATGCAGGACTTCATTACGTAATCATTGATATTATTTTCTCAATGATTATGATATGAATGACCTGTTCTTTGGGGGCTGTGGGCCAACCGATACATGGTTCAAATCGTGACGTACCTCCGAGAAACCAGGCGGCAATAGAGAAAACAAACCTTAACCCATTGTATCTGGAGAAACCGGTCTACTCGGCTCAAAAACAACAACAAGGGAAAAACCATTAAATGGAACCATATATGGAACAGTCCTTTTCCCCTGATCAGAAAGACCTCTTTTGTACGGATCTTCCCACCAGGCCGCTGTCGGGAAATGTAAAAATTCTGGTAACCGGCGCCTCCGGATACATAGGGGGGAGGCTCATCCATGAACTGCGTGCACGGGGCTATCAGGTGCGGATGATGGTGCGAGATAATGCCGTTCAGTACCAAAACCTCTGGCCGGACGCCGAGGTGGTCATTGCCGATGCTCTTAAATATGAAACTCTGGGAACTGCACTCAATGGCATACACACGGCCTTTTATCTGATACATTCTCTGCTCCTTGGACCGCAGGGTTTTCATGATGCTGACAACCATGCCGCACATAATTTCATGCGGGTTGCCGAGGAAAACAACGTACAACGAATCATCTATCTCGGAGGGCTGGGAGACATTACCACTAACCTGTCCGACCACCTGCACAGCAGGATCCAGGTGGCGGAAGAACTCAAAAAAGGGACTGTTCCTGTCACCGTCCTCAGGGCTGCAATCATCATTGGATCGGGAAGCGCCTCCTATGAAATTATCAAGCACATCGTAAAAAAGATTCCCGTCATTAATGTGCCCAGGTGGACCAACACCCGGTGTCAGCCGATTGCCATCCGCGATGTTATAAAATACCTGGTAGGATGCCTGGAGACGCCGGCAACATCGGGTAAATCATTCGACATCGGGGGGAAAAATATCTTAACCTACCGGCAGATGCTGGAACTGTTTGCCATGGTTATGGGTAAAAAACGGACATTTGCCAGTCTCCCGTTTTCCAACCTGCGCTTCTACTCATATATTGCAAGCCTGATTACCCCTGTTCCTGCCCCGATCATCCATTCTCTCATTGAAGGATTAAAAAATGAAGTAATCTGTCAAAATGATTCTATCAGGGAAATTATCCCCTTTGAAACCTTAACCTACAGGGAGGCGGTAGAGCGGGCGCTGCTGAGGGAAGAACAGGACAAAGTATACACAAGATGGTCCGATGCATATCCAAAGAACCACAGCCTTGCCCTGAAACTCCATGAACTGGGGAAACTTCCCTATTACACTGCATCGTATTCGATCATCACAGAAAAAAGCGCATCAGCGCTGTTTGAATCTTTGTGCAGGGTTGGAGGTAAGGAAGGCTGGTTCCAAGGCAACTGGATGTGGTGGCTCAGAGGGATGGTCGACAGGTTGCTCCTGGGAGTCGGTTCACAGCGGGGGCGACGCAGCGACGTAAATCTGAAAATAAATGATGTCATAGATTTCTGGCGTGTTGAAGATATCAGGAAAAACCAGAGACTTTTGCTCCGGGCGGAAATGAAACTGCCTGGAAGGGGATGGCTTGAATTCATGATAATGCCTCAGGATGACGGTAAAAACAAGCTGTCGATCACGGCATATTATGATACGGATACGTTAGCAGGAATGTCATACTGGTATATTTTCCTTCCGCTTCATAATATAATTTTTAACGGCCTGATAAAGCAAATTGAAAAAAGAAGTCTATACAGCGACAGATCGGAAAGGCAAGAAGATCTTTGATGCAATTGAATGGCTGGCCACCATGTGCTCGCACATACCGAACAGGGGAGAGCAGAAGGTGCGGTACTGCGGGGTCTGCAGCACTATCGAGGACTTCAGTCCTTCCTGTTATCCACAAATCGTCAACCTCGACGAAGGCAAATGATTTCTATACGTAATCATTGAGTTATTTGTTCGATATTTATGATAGGAATGCGGAATATTCATCAGAAAAAGGAGATTAACACAGAAAACAAACCCCTACATCTAGTATCGGGGAAAACCGGTCTACTTGATTCAAACAAACTATCTCAAGAATAAAATCCGTCCTTATTCACCATTAGAAACTCGTCGCTCTGTCGCCCGTAAAATCTTCAGACGAAACCGGTTATTCAAAAAGATGATTGAAGAAGAATCCTACAATGATCAATCCCCCCAACACCGTTCCGGCAATGACCATGCCGGAGGTTTTGTCCGCATCGATCTTCTTGTCCAGGTCGGCTTTGGAAAAAATATATCCCAGAACGATAAACAGGACGATGACAAAAATCCCGTGGGTCGTCCAGTGATGGCCGAAAAGGGATTTCATCCAGGCCTTCAAAGGGGCATAGGTTTCTTTGGCAACGATCAGCAGGGCGTTGAAAATGCTTGCGATCAGAAACGATACCCCAAACCCGACGGACAACTTGTCCCATGCTTGATTCTCAGATCGCTTTTCCATGTTATTTCCCTCCCATCAGGCTCATTTTGACCCCTTTGCTGATCATTGCACCGAAACCTTCCATTCCCAGTCCCAGAACAACGATCGTCAATGCGATCACGATGGTCAAATTCCTGATTTTCTTGTCTTTGAAAATCTGGTTGCGGAAAGTGACGATGGGAAGCAGGATGCTCAAAAGGATTATCATGAAGAAAATATGCTCCTTCGCCTCCATGAAAAACGAGTGAGACCATTTCCATGGACCGGCCAGGATGATCGATTTATCGCTGCTACTTTCGGCAGCTCCGTAATAGACGATATACCACCAGCCGCCCATCAGATAGGCAAGCCACATGAATAGCGTTGTACCGATACTGGCCAGTTTCAATCTGTGCTGATTCGCCTCGCTACTGTTTGCCGCTTCCACGACAACCCAGATAGCAGCGAGAATCCCGAATACGCCGAGTACCACATGAGGCATTGTCATTAATTCCTTGAACATAATCAAACCTCCTTGTTCATTGCTGCATTAGAATATATCTTTTTGCCTCCAGACAACTCCGCTCACATCATAATCGAGAAAAAACAAGGGGAGCACATCGCGTGTTGGTATTTAGTATAATTATTCAATCAACATATGTCAACAACCAACGAGGGATATTGTCAATAGTTGTGGATGAGATATTTTTCAACGTATCCTAACCCTTTTCAAATTCAAGCAGCCTGTTTCATTATTACACCATCAACAAATCTGATTCCTTCAATGACCTTGCAGATAAGGTTCTGCCCCCTGATTCTCTGCCAAGTCTTTTCTGCTTCCATGGCCAATTTGAAAACCATGGTAAGTGTTGCCAATCTTGAGCCACAACCTTTTGTCCGTTTTGTGCGAAGCCTCACAGTGGCAAAGGTTGATTCTATAGGATTTGTAGATCGGATATGACGCCAGTGCTCTGCCGGGAAATCATAAAAAGCAAAAAGGCTTTCTTTGTCTTTTCTTAAACACTCGCAGGCTTTTTCATATTTTGCCTGATATTGAGATAAGAAATAATCATAGGCTCTAAAGGCTTCATCCCTGGTCGGAGCCATATACATGTCGCAGATATGAACCTTGGCTCTCGGTTGAACGCTCTTTGGCATTTTATCCAGGACATTGGCAGTCTTATGAACCCAGCAACGCTGCTCTATCGTTTCCGGAAAATCCTCCCGAAGGGCTGCCCAGAATCCCAAGCCGCCGTCACCAACCGCCAACTTAGGACATTCTTTAAGCCCCCTTTGCTTGAGATCGCGCAGCATCTCCTGCCAAGCCTGTTTGCTCTCCCGGTATCCGTCAAGAATGGAAACAAGTTCTTTCTTCCCGTCTTCCAATGTCCCCATAATGACCAAGATGCATTGCCGCTTGTTCTCCACATCTCCCAAACGAACATTGAAATAAATGCCGTCTGCCCAGAAATAAACGTATCGCTTATGGGCAAGATCCCGCCCCGCCCAGTTTTCATAATCTTGTCCCCAGAGCTTCTTTAATCGAACAATATTTGTGGCAGAAAGCCCCGTTGCGTTCTTCCCTAATATGGATTCCAATGCCTCGCTGAAATCTCCAGTGGAGATCCCCTTAAGATAGAGTGCCGGTATTAAAGAGTCTATTGATGGAACTCTTCTCATATATCTCGGCAAAATAGTGCTGGTAAAAGCCTCGCCTTCTCTCTTGTCGTGAATGCGGGGCTGTTTCACTTCCAATAGCCCAATTCCAGTCACAATCTCTCTTCCCGGTAATGACCCGTTCCTTACAACCAAGCGCCGACCACGAATATCTTTTGCATCCTTGAAACGCTCAATGTACTCACCTATCTCATTCTCTATGGCCGCCTGCAACATCCGACAGGCGCCTTCCCGAATAATCAATTCCAATGCGCTTTTTGATTCCTCTTTAACTTGCTTTTCCAGATAATCTCGTTCATTATCCTCCATGGGCGTATCCTTCTTTCTCCCCTCTTGCCAAGGGGGCTTTAAGTTAAACTACACTTATTAGGATACGCCTTCTTTTTATCCTGTTCACAACTTTGGGTTATATCTCGTTACGATTGACCCGGTGGTTCGGATGGTTACGATAGCCGGAATGAGCCAACCCGTTTCTCCCCTATTGGTAAAATCGGACCAGTTTTTCCGGTTTAACCCCCGACAGGTATAATGTCAGCAGCAGCCAGTTCCGGAGGGTTGTGTAAATGATTCCCTCTCTTTCCCAGCGCCGTGAAGATGTGCGGACCGCTCTGTCGATGATACAAATTTTCCCTCCCCTTTTCTTGATTCTTTGCATGATTTCGACGTCTTCCATGATGGGGATATTTTTATAACCGTCCAGATCCCTGAAGTCGGTTCTTCTCATGAAGATAGCCTGATCTCCGTAGGGGATGCGTGTTACACGGGAACGGAGAGAAGCGGCCCTCTCAATTAATCTAAATACAGGTTTTTCTGAATCGATAGCCAGATCAAAGGCGCCTGCCGTACATGATGTATCCCGCATTGTGGCTTCTATGAGTTCCAGGGCATCAGGGGGGAGAGTGGTGTCCACATGCAGGAAAATGAGGATTTCTCCGGCAGCGAGAGCTGCCCCCCGGTTCATCTGGTTTCCCCGCCCTTTCTCGGAGATGGCCACTTTGACACCCATATGACGGGCAACATCGATTGTTTTCCCCTCGGGGTCTCCATCAACGATAATTATCTCAGCGCCGCCGGATGCATGCAAACACCAAATATGCTCAATCGTCCGGGTGATGATCGCTCCTTCGTTCAAGACAGGGATGATGAAAGAAAATTTTGGAATCATGAGGTATTATGCAAGCCCCCTGTCCCGCAGATATGCAATCGTTTTGGAGCCGGCGAATCCTGTTTTTTTGCTGTTTTTGATGAGAATCGTTATATCCTCGGGTCTGTCGACATCCTGCCATACCGGCAGTATATGTGCCAGGGCTCCGGCTTTATGTAAAATGTCCATAGTCTCTTGATAAATTGTCTCTGCACCCCACGCAAGACCGGTAAAAACATCCGGATTGAATGCTTCCCTTGTGAATCCGATCAGGTAATAACCCCCATCAGCAGAAGGGCCGATTACGGCATCGTGATCTTCCAGGGCGAGAAAAGACTTTTTGATAATCTGTGCCGGCAGATCGGGGCTGTCACTCCCGATGACAACAACGGAGCAAAACCCTTCTGAAAAGCATCGGATAAAGGCATGCTTCATCCTTTCACCCAGATCCTTTCCCTCCTGCGGCATATAGGAAAACCCGCCCCCGAACATTTCCCTGATCTCGTGTTCTTTCCCTTCGGGATGGAAGGCCATTCGGAACCGGTAGGCCCCTTGAGCAAGCTTCTCCAGTAAATCTTCTATGAAGCAGCGGTAAAGATCAGTCGCGATCTCTTCACCCAAACCTCGGCTGATTCTGGATTTAACCTCCCCGCGGTCCGGGAATTTAACAAACATAACGAGGCATCTGTCTTCTGTCATCGAAATCATGTTCTTCCTCTTATAACTTTTTCTCCACCTTTTCCGGATTGATGAGATTCCCGATCTTTTTTCTCGTAAGAGGCATGATCAGAAGCCACCACAGGGACAATCGTTTCACATCCCTGAAATAACCCAGACCGATTGTCATTTTGTCATGCCCTTCCGATGGCTCTTCCTGATAGGTTCCAAGAAGACGGTCCCACCAGGGGAGGTTGAAGCCAAAATTGGTATTTGTTTCGCGTATGATGACGGAGTGATGGACGCGGTGCATATCGGGAGTCACGAGGAACAACCGGAGAACACGGTCAACACCCTCAGGGATATAAATATTGCTGTGACTGAACAGGGAGGCGCCGTTCAGAACCACCTCGAAAATCAAAACAGCGAGAGGCGGGGCTCCTAAAATGGCAACGACCGCCAGCTTGATGATCATAGAAAGGATTATTTCCACAGGGTGGAAGCGTATCCCTGACGTCAGGTCGATATCCAGGTCGGTGTGGTGTACCATATGCAAACGCCAGAATAGGGGAACAGCGTGAAATACAACATGCTGGAGGTAAATAATGAAATCGAGGGCGATGACACTGATAATAATCGCCTGCCACTTAGGCAGAATGGAGTAGTTCAGCAGCCCCCAACCGTTTTCAGCGGCGAGAACCGCCATAGATAAAGGGATTAAGGGAAAGATACCTCTGACCACAATGGAATTTAAAGCATGGATAGACAGGTTATTGAACCACCGGAGTGACTTTGAACTCGTCAGAACACGGCGCGGCGAGAACAACTCAAAAATGGACATGCTGATGAAAATGGCAATGAAGCATCCGACCCGTAAGGGGACCTCATAAGCCATCGCGTCCTTCATTATATTTTCTGAAAAAAACAAGACCAATCTCCCCGGCACGACACTAAAATTTCAAGATGCACGCAAATATCTTAATCGAAAGATACAAATTATAAAATAGAAAAAAGGTTCATCCGTTTAATGCGTATTTCTTCCTATTGAAGATTTTATTGTAGACACTGGGCTAATTTGCTGTATATATAGACAAATCAAATTTTAGGAGGAATTATGACAAAAGCAGAACTCGTAGCGAAGATTGCAGAAGGAGCAGAACTGACAAAGGTTCAAGCTGAGAAGGCACTCAACAGCTTCATCGCTGCAACCACGGCTGCTCTCAAGGCTGGCGACAAGGTCACTCTGATCGGTTTTGGTACGTTCAGTGCGGTAACCCGTGCCGCCCGTATAGGCCGGAATCCTCAGACCGGCAAAGAACTTAAGATAGCTGCCAAGACCAACGGCAAATTCGCACCAGGGAAAGCGCTCAAGGATCTGAAAGCGAAGCCTGTCAAGGCTGCACCGAAAGCAAAGGCCCCAGCTAAAAAAAAGAAATAGAACCGCAGAAACCTGTTAAAGCGAGTTTCTCAAAAAGACCCGTTTCCATGAATATTGGAACGGGTCTTTTTTCGTTGTGGTTTGCTGTCGTGTTAGAGATAATCAGTAATGTTGGGGGCTCCGTAGGGGTTCTAAGACCAAACCCTCGAATTTTTGCGAGCGCTACATACGTATAGCTTCTGGAAAGAAAATATTTATCGGCAGAAGATTTTTAAATCAGAGAGCAGCGACATGGCGGCCCTGGAAAAGCTCATCCCGTACCCGTGCAATCTCTTGATCTTCCAGGTATTCTTCAAATCCCATTATCCTGTCGATAATCCCGCCCGGCGTAATTTCCACGATCCGATTTGCCACAGTGGAGACAAATTCACGGTCGTGGGAGCTGAAGAGCACCACCTCCGTGAAGGCGACGAGACCGTTGTTCAGGGCGGTAATCGATTCGAGGTCCAGATGATTGGTAGGTTCATCCATGATGAGGGCGTTGGCGCCGGTAAGCATCATTCTGGAGAGCATGCAGCGGACCCGCTCGCCCCCGGAAAGGACACGCGTCTTTTTCAGCGCCTCTTCTCCGGAAAAAAGCATCCTGCCGAGAAATCCCCTGGCAAAGCTCTCTCCCTCGGCAGGGGGTGAATACTGGCAGAGCCACTCGACCAGATTCAAGTCATTGTCAAAGTAGGTATTGCTGTCCTTCGGAAAATAGGCGGGGGTTATCGTTACTCCCCATCGGAAGCTCCCGCTGTCCGGCATAAGCTCTCCGGCCAGGATCTGGAAAAGGGTCGTCTTGGCCTGGCTGTTGACACCGACAAAGGCGATATTATCACCCTTGCGGACGTTCAGATTGATGTCAGTCAAGACGGGTAGCCCGTCGATAGACTTGGAAAGCCCCTTTATCTCCAGGATGATATCGCCACAGGGTCTTTCGGGCTTGAAGACGACATAAGGGTATTTCCTTGAAGATATGGGTATGTCTTCCAGGGTAAGCTTCTCCAGTAGCCTTTTCCGTGACGTGGCCTGCTTCGCCTTGGAGGCGTTGGAGCTGAAGCGCCGGATGAACTCTTTGAGCTCGTCGGCCTTGTCGGTTGCCTTCCGGTTCTCCTCCTGCTTCTGCCTCAGGTGGAGATGGCTGGCCTGATACCAGAAGTCGTAGTTTCCCACGTAGACCTTGATCTTGCCAAAGTCGATATCCGCAATATGTGTGCAAACCTGATTCAGAAAGTGTCGGTCATGAGAAACAACAATCACCGTGTTCTGGAAGCGGCTCAGAAATTCTTCCAGCCA is a genomic window of Deltaproteobacteria bacterium containing:
- a CDS encoding TIGR04283 family arsenosugar biosynthesis glycosyltransferase: MIPKFSFIIPVLNEGAIITRTIEHIWCLHASGGAEIIIVDGDPEGKTIDVARHMGVKVAISEKGRGNQMNRGAALAAGEILIFLHVDTTLPPDALELIEATMRDTSCTAGAFDLAIDSEKPVFRLIERAASLRSRVTRIPYGDQAIFMRRTDFRDLDGYKNIPIMEDVEIMQRIKKRGGKICIIDRAVRTSSRRWEREGIIYTTLRNWLLLTLYLSGVKPEKLVRFYQ
- a CDS encoding TIGR04282 family arsenosugar biosynthesis glycosyltransferase, whose translation is MISMTEDRCLVMFVKFPDRGEVKSRISRGLGEEIATDLYRCFIEDLLEKLAQGAYRFRMAFHPEGKEHEIREMFGGGFSYMPQEGKDLGERMKHAFIRCFSEGFCSVVVIGSDSPDLPAQIIKKSFLALEDHDAVIGPSADGGYYLIGFTREAFNPDVFTGLAWGAETIYQETMDILHKAGALAHILPVWQDVDRPEDITILIKNSKKTGFAGSKTIAYLRDRGLA
- a CDS encoding sterol desaturase family protein — encoded protein: MAYEVPLRVGCFIAIFISMSIFELFSPRRVLTSSKSLRWFNNLSIHALNSIVVRGIFPLIPLSMAVLAAENGWGLLNYSILPKWQAIIISVIALDFIIYLQHVVFHAVPLFWRLHMVHHTDLDIDLTSGIRFHPVEIILSMIIKLAVVAILGAPPLAVLIFEVVLNGASLFSHSNIYIPEGVDRVLRLFLVTPDMHRVHHSVIIRETNTNFGFNLPWWDRLLGTYQEEPSEGHDKMTIGLGYFRDVKRLSLWWLLIMPLTRKKIGNLINPEKVEKKL
- a CDS encoding HU family DNA-binding protein, giving the protein MTKAELVAKIAEGAELTKVQAEKALNSFIAATTAALKAGDKVTLIGFGTFSAVTRAARIGRNPQTGKELKIAAKTNGKFAPGKALKDLKAKPVKAAPKAKAPAKKKK
- a CDS encoding ATP-binding cassette domain-containing protein, yielding MISASNITLAYGKRILFKDVNIQFTSGNCYGLIGANGTGKSTFLKILSGDVEPDKGEIAIGRRERLAVLRQDQFAFDEETVFTTVIMGHATLYKVMAEREAIYAKADFSDEDGIRSAELESDFAEMNGYEAEAEAAVLLNGIGIPEELRSRKMKELEGGDKVRVLLAQALFGNPDVLLLDEPTNHLDLKSIAWLEEFLSRFQNTVIVVSHDRHFLNQVCTHIADIDFGKIKVYVGNYDFWYQASHLHLRQKQEENRKATDKADELKEFIRRFSSNASKAKQATSRKRLLEKLTLEDIPISSRKYPYVVFKPERPCGDIILEIKGLSKSIDGLPVLTDINLNVRKGDNIAFVGVNSQAKTTLFQILAGELMPDSGSFRWGVTITPAYFPKDSNTYFDNDLNLVEWLCQYSPPAEGESFARGFLGRMLFSGEEALKKTRVLSGGERVRCMLSRMMLTGANALIMDEPTNHLDLESITALNNGLVAFTEVVLFSSHDREFVSTVANRIVEITPGGIIDRIMGFEEYLEDQEIARVRDELFQGRHVAAL